In the Rubrivivax gelatinosus IL144 genome, GTCTGCACCGGCACGCTGCAGGCGGCGCCCTATGCCCGCAGCCATGCCTCTTTCGAGGACTTCCAGGTGACGCTCGTGGACCTGGACCCGTCGGACGCGATCACGCCGTCCCTCGAATCTCGGCCGACCACCGCCTACGCGGGTTACTACGACTACGTGAACGGCACGAGGACGTACGACAGCTTCTGGCCGACGGCCCGCTTCGACGCGTCGAGCGGCAGCACGGTGATGATCGTCGAGGCGACGCCCGACCGCCTGGAGACCTGGGCCGAGGTGGGCGCCGCAGGCGATGCGGTCACGGATACCTTCACGATGTCCGGTTTCACGCTGAGCCCGCACACCGAGGTGGACTTCAGCGGCCTGCTGACCGCGCAGGCGCTGTGCTACCGCTGCGCGCAGCTGCGCGCCTATGCCGTGTTCAACGTCATCGGCGACCAAGGCCGCGCCTACGTGGTCGACATCCCGTCGGGCACGCGCAGCATGAGCTTCGAGCACCGCTACACCAACGACACCGACGCCCCGCTGACGTTCCAGCTGCTGGCGGCGACCTATTCGCTGGCGTCGATGTCGCCGGTGCCCGAGCCGCCGACCTGGCTGCTCGGCCTGGCGGGCCTGGCGTTCGTCGGCGGGGCGCACCGGCGGGCCCGAGGCGGCGGGCCGGCGTGCAGCACGCACGCTCCCGCTGGTTGACGGGCATCACCCTGAGCCCGGGAAGCGGAACCTCGCACCCTATACTGCGTCGCAGTTGAAGGTCAGGCTTCGGAGCAGGACGTCATGGGTGCAAAACTGAAGGTTGCCGGGCTGCTGGCAGTGGGAGCCCTCGCGGGCGCGATGACGACGCTGCAGCTGCAGGCCAATGCGCGCGAGTCGCTCGCGCCGCTGCCGCTGGAAGAGCTGCAGCAGCTCGCCGCGGTGTTCGGCATGATCAAGAGCGACTACGTCGAGCCGGTCGACGAGAAGAAGCTGATCTCCGACGCCATCGGCGGCATGGTCGCGGGCCTGGACCCGCACTCGCAGTACTTCGACAAGAAGAGCTTCAAGGAATTCCGCGAGAGCACCGGCGGCAAGTTCGTCGGTATCGGCATCGAGATGGGCATGGAAGACGGCCTGGTGAAGGTCGTCTCGCCGATCGAAGGCTCGCCGGCCTTCCGCGCCGGCCTCAAGCCCGGTGACCTGATCACGCGCATCGACGACACCGCGGTCAAGGGCCTGTCGGTCGACCAGGCCGTCAAGCGCATGCGCGGCGAGCCCAACACCAAGGTCAGCCTGACGGTGCTGCGCAAGAGCGAGAACCGCACGTTCCCGGTGACGATCACGCGCGAGGAGATCCGCGTGCAGAGCGTGCGCGCGAAGATGTTCGAGCCGGGTTACGCCTGGATCCGCGTCAGCCAGTTCCAGGACCGCACCGTCGACGACTTCGCCCGCAAGGTCGAGGACCTGTACAAGCAGGACCCGAACATCAAGGGCATCGTGCTCGACCTGCGCAACGACCCGGGCGGCCTGCTCGACGGCGCGGTGGCCATCGCCTCGGCCTTCCTGGCGCCGGACGTCGTCGTCGTCTCGACCAACGGCCAGATCGCCGACTCCAAGGCGACCTTCAAGGCCGCGCCCGAGTACTACCTGCGCCGCAGCGGCTCCGACCCGCTGAAGAAGCTGCCGGCAGCGCTGAAGACGGTGCCGCTGGTGGTGCTGGTCAACGAAGGTTCGGCCTCGGCCAGCGAGATCGTCGCCGGCGCGCTGCAGGACCACAAGCGCGCGACCGTGATGGGCGCGCAGACCTTCGGCAAGGGCTCGGTGCAGACCGTGCGCCCGCTGTCGGCCGACACCGCGCTGAAGATC is a window encoding:
- a CDS encoding PEP-CTERM sorting domain-containing protein → MNTRRLRISAALLAAVCTGTLQAAPYARSHASFEDFQVTLVDLDPSDAITPSLESRPTTAYAGYYDYVNGTRTYDSFWPTARFDASSGSTVMIVEATPDRLETWAEVGAAGDAVTDTFTMSGFTLSPHTEVDFSGLLTAQALCYRCAQLRAYAVFNVIGDQGRAYVVDIPSGTRSMSFEHRYTNDTDAPLTFQLLAATYSLASMSPVPEPPTWLLGLAGLAFVGGAHRRARGGGPACSTHAPAG
- a CDS encoding S41 family peptidase; its protein translation is MGAKLKVAGLLAVGALAGAMTTLQLQANARESLAPLPLEELQQLAAVFGMIKSDYVEPVDEKKLISDAIGGMVAGLDPHSQYFDKKSFKEFRESTGGKFVGIGIEMGMEDGLVKVVSPIEGSPAFRAGLKPGDLITRIDDTAVKGLSVDQAVKRMRGEPNTKVSLTVLRKSENRTFPVTITREEIRVQSVRAKMFEPGYAWIRVSQFQDRTVDDFARKVEDLYKQDPNIKGIVLDLRNDPGGLLDGAVAIASAFLAPDVVVVSTNGQIADSKATFKAAPEYYLRRSGSDPLKKLPAALKTVPLVVLVNEGSASASEIVAGALQDHKRATVMGAQTFGKGSVQTVRPLSADTALKITTARYYTPSGRSIQAKGIVPDVWLDETAEGNVFAALRMREADLEKHLQGADEKKDEAREKAREEARQKLEEQFAKSKETPKPLPEFGSAEDFPLVQAFNQLRGKPVIVSKTAVERQAEAPEDKQ